The following coding sequences are from one Ammospiza caudacuta isolate bAmmCau1 chromosome 10, bAmmCau1.pri, whole genome shotgun sequence window:
- the CTXN2 gene encoding cortexin-2: MSSNYCSNTSASMSVNEMSAFPLTLEQKTGFAFVGILCVFLGLLIIRCFKILLDPYSSMPSSTWEDEVEGLDKGTFEYALA; the protein is encoded by the coding sequence ATGAGCAGTAATTACTGCAGCAACACTTCAGCCAGCATGAGTGTCAATGAAATGTCTGCCTTCCCTCTGACTTTAGAACAAAAAACTGGCTTTGCctttgtggggattttgtgtgttttcttgGGACTTCTAATTATCAGATGCTTCAAAATCTTGCTAGACCCCTACAGCAGTATGCCTTCTTCCACGTGGGAAGATGAAGTTGAGGGGTTGGATAAAGGAACATTTGAATATGCTCTTGCATGA